In Armatimonadota bacterium, the following are encoded in one genomic region:
- a CDS encoding inositol monophosphatase, which translates to MSRDPSFYLSRLKSLHSTLRAHLRTMSSTVGSSTMSTLAPSHEGDTQYGIDASIESLMLDECRKWAEETPFVLIAEGFEGDGWHILPEGTDLNRAEFMLIIDPVDGTRQIMYDKRSAWILSGIAPNLGHETTMEHIVIAVQTEIPTTRQAQSYQSWAVKSQGARSDIHDLQTGESRAVSIAPSKAAGVEHGFASFAKFFPAGKDRIAELETRLWKEVVEPDPRGNPMVFEDQYMASGGQLFELASGRDRFVADLRPWAFRDLHKDRRPLCCHPYDVCTELIAREYGAIVTDLEGKPLASPLDVRHDVGWIGYANESIRQQIEPTLLRLLWG; encoded by the coding sequence TTGAGCCGAGATCCCAGCTTCTACCTGTCTCGGCTCAAGTCGCTTCACTCAACATTGCGCGCGCATCTTCGTACGATGTCCTCTACGGTCGGCTCATCGACCATGTCGACGCTTGCTCCCAGCCATGAAGGCGATACTCAATATGGCATCGATGCCAGCATTGAAAGTTTGATGCTGGACGAGTGCCGAAAGTGGGCAGAGGAAACGCCGTTCGTGCTGATCGCCGAGGGATTCGAAGGGGACGGATGGCATATTTTGCCCGAGGGCACGGACTTGAATCGCGCCGAGTTCATGCTGATCATCGATCCAGTGGACGGCACTCGGCAGATCATGTACGACAAGCGGAGCGCCTGGATTCTGAGCGGCATCGCGCCGAATTTAGGGCACGAAACGACGATGGAGCACATTGTGATCGCCGTTCAGACCGAGATTCCGACGACGCGCCAAGCCCAGAGCTATCAGAGTTGGGCTGTCAAGAGTCAAGGCGCCCGATCGGACATTCACGACCTTCAGACGGGCGAATCTCGGGCAGTTTCCATCGCCCCGAGCAAGGCTGCCGGCGTCGAGCATGGTTTTGCTTCCTTTGCCAAATTTTTCCCTGCAGGCAAGGATCGGATTGCAGAGTTGGAAACCCGACTGTGGAAGGAGGTCGTCGAGCCGGACCCGCGCGGCAATCCGATGGTGTTCGAAGACCAGTACATGGCTTCTGGCGGTCAGTTGTTCGAGTTAGCTTCTGGCAGAGACCGCTTTGTCGCCGACCTGAGGCCTTGGGCGTTTAGGGACCTCCATAAGGATCGCCGACCTCTCTGCTGTCATCCCTACGATGTTTGCACCGAGCTGATCGCGAGGGAATACGGCGCCATCGTAACCGACCTTGAAGGCAAGCCGTTGGCCTCTCCGCTCGACGTTCGGCACGATGTCGGATGGATCGGCTATGCGAACGAGTCGATTAGACAACAGATCGAACCAACCCTGTTAAGATTGCTGTGGGGTTAG
- the gmk gene encoding guanylate kinase, whose amino-acid sequence MSATNPVVQQSQRGLMVVVSGPAGVGKDTLLERLQSAWPRLKRVVTYTTRPPAEGERHGVDYLFVKEEEFKQLVQESAFLEHAVVHGNHYGTPRREAEAFREAGDDAALKIDVQGGLQIKEKNPDAVLMFIQPPDMGELEARMRKRGRDSEETIQLRLKNAWDEMAKIPFYDYLVTNDDIQRAVDAMRSILVAEKSRISRMKL is encoded by the coding sequence ATGAGCGCGACCAACCCAGTTGTTCAACAGTCTCAGCGCGGCCTGATGGTCGTCGTGTCCGGCCCGGCGGGCGTGGGCAAAGACACGTTGCTCGAACGGCTTCAGTCGGCTTGGCCGCGTCTAAAGCGAGTCGTAACCTATACGACCCGTCCGCCTGCCGAGGGCGAGCGGCATGGCGTGGACTATCTCTTTGTCAAAGAGGAGGAGTTCAAGCAACTCGTGCAAGAGAGCGCCTTTTTGGAACATGCTGTGGTCCATGGCAATCACTACGGCACGCCGCGGCGAGAAGCCGAGGCCTTTCGAGAGGCGGGCGACGACGCCGCGCTCAAGATCGACGTTCAAGGCGGCCTGCAGATAAAGGAAAAGAACCCCGACGCTGTCTTGATGTTCATTCAGCCGCCGGACATGGGGGAATTGGAAGCCCGAATGCGAAAGCGAGGCCGCGATAGCGAAGAGACCATACAACTGCGGCTGAAAAACGCTTGGGACGAGATGGCCAAAATCCCGTTCTACGACTATCTAGTAACGAACGACGACATCCAGCGCGCGGTCGATGCCATGCGCAGCATTTTGGTGGCCGAAAAGTCGCGGATTAGTCGCATGAAGCTCTAG
- the coaBC gene encoding bifunctional phosphopantothenoylcysteine decarboxylase/phosphopantothenate--cysteine ligase CoaBC — protein MFAGKKVCLGVTGSIAAYKSADLARELMRQGAEVTVVLTKSAAKLIAPATFEALTGRPVTVDAFDEPFAGKIAHIELAQGSDLIVVAPCTADFLAKMAHGLADDMLSTVLLATDAPVSVAPAMNPKMLDHPATQANIATLKSRGVQFVEPAYGLMACGDEGYGKMADVADIIAIARAILTGKRDFEGEQVLVTAGPTHEPIDPVRHIANRSSGKMGVALAEAARDRGATVVLVLGPSPLKDPIGAETIRVTTAKEMLRAVESKWDSCSLFISAAAVADYRPVESLPDKRKKEEGSWTLKLEPNPDILQHMAKKKGDRIFVGFAAETKSVKKNAKEKLTKKSLDLIVANDVSQKGIGFDSDDNQVILLSRDGQEKASPKMSKRAIADFILDAVSGMLK, from the coding sequence ATGTTCGCAGGCAAGAAAGTCTGCCTGGGCGTTACGGGCAGCATCGCCGCCTACAAAAGCGCAGACTTAGCGCGGGAGCTGATGCGTCAAGGGGCAGAAGTTACGGTCGTCCTGACCAAGTCCGCTGCCAAACTGATCGCTCCCGCCACATTTGAAGCGCTGACCGGACGCCCTGTAACGGTCGATGCGTTCGATGAGCCTTTTGCTGGCAAGATCGCGCACATCGAGCTGGCGCAAGGGTCGGATTTGATCGTCGTGGCGCCTTGTACGGCAGATTTTTTGGCTAAGATGGCTCATGGCTTGGCGGACGACATGCTCAGCACCGTACTCTTGGCAACAGACGCGCCGGTGTCGGTCGCGCCTGCAATGAACCCGAAGATGCTCGACCACCCAGCGACCCAGGCCAATATTGCGACCCTCAAATCGCGCGGCGTTCAGTTCGTCGAGCCGGCCTACGGCCTGATGGCATGCGGCGACGAGGGTTACGGCAAAATGGCCGACGTGGCGGACATCATCGCGATAGCGCGAGCGATCTTGACTGGCAAGAGAGATTTTGAAGGCGAGCAGGTTCTGGTTACCGCGGGGCCGACGCACGAGCCGATAGACCCTGTGCGGCATATCGCCAACCGAAGCAGCGGGAAGATGGGCGTTGCCTTAGCCGAGGCGGCCAGAGATCGCGGCGCAACCGTTGTGCTTGTGCTGGGCCCGTCGCCTTTGAAAGACCCTATCGGCGCAGAGACGATCCGCGTAACAACAGCCAAAGAGATGTTGCGAGCGGTCGAATCGAAGTGGGACTCATGCTCCCTTTTCATCAGCGCTGCAGCGGTCGCCGACTATCGACCGGTCGAGTCGCTGCCCGACAAACGCAAGAAAGAAGAGGGCAGTTGGACCCTGAAGTTAGAGCCGAATCCGGACATTTTGCAGCACATGGCCAAGAAGAAAGGCGATCGCATTTTCGTCGGGTTTGCCGCCGAGACTAAATCGGTCAAGAAGAATGCAAAGGAAAAGCTGACCAAGAAGAGTCTTGATCTGATCGTCGCCAACGATGTGAGTCAAAAGGGAATCGGGTTCGACTCGGACGATAATCAGGTTATCCTATTGAGCAGGGACGGTCAGGAGAAGGCCTCGCCCAAGATGTCCAAGCGGGCGATTGCCGACTTCATTCTAGACGCCGTCTCGGGGATGTTGAAATGA
- a CDS encoding peptidoglycan DD-metalloendopeptidase family protein: MNDLSSRGYVVQRILETDRKLMNDVRYMRNAVEAAKKRKDALVGRIAALEKNLKVESAQYQSAKTEKGVALKVLRSQESTYLQQLREIEQESNAIASALRAMQRSSAGAARAATPWTGRFVKPVAGRTTSPYGNRLHPIAKVTKLHTGVDFGASHGTKIVAADDGVVIEASYRRGYGNTVIIDHGGGIATLYAHCSSLLVSAGQNVSQGQTIARVGSTGYSTGPHLHFEVRVNGEPVNPSRYGIR; this comes from the coding sequence ATGAACGACTTGAGCAGCCGAGGCTATGTCGTCCAGCGGATATTGGAGACCGACCGGAAGTTGATGAACGACGTGCGCTATATGCGCAACGCCGTCGAGGCGGCCAAGAAAAGAAAGGACGCACTGGTCGGACGCATTGCCGCCTTAGAGAAGAACTTGAAGGTCGAATCGGCGCAGTACCAATCGGCCAAGACCGAAAAGGGCGTCGCGCTCAAAGTACTGCGATCGCAAGAAAGCACCTATCTTCAGCAGCTGCGAGAGATCGAACAGGAATCGAACGCCATTGCCAGCGCGCTGCGAGCCATGCAGCGTTCGAGTGCCGGCGCCGCACGGGCCGCGACGCCATGGACGGGGCGATTCGTGAAGCCCGTTGCGGGACGCACGACCTCTCCCTACGGTAATCGATTGCACCCTATTGCCAAAGTTACGAAGCTTCACACGGGTGTCGATTTTGGGGCCTCGCACGGCACAAAGATCGTGGCCGCAGACGACGGCGTGGTGATCGAAGCGAGCTATCGGCGAGGTTACGGCAATACCGTGATCATCGATCATGGCGGCGGGATTGCGACGCTTTACGCGCACTGCTCGTCGCTTCTGGTATCCGCCGGACAGAACGTCAGTCAGGGACAGACGATCGCCCGAGTAGGCTCGACGGGGTATTCGACAGGCCCGCATCTGCACTTCGAGGTCAGAGTCAACGGCGAACCGGTCAATCCATCTCGATACGGCATACGGTAA
- a CDS encoding phosphatase PAP2 family protein → MYELDKSLFFQINHGWNAPWMDAVMVVVTTLGLGWVQGAGALAFASIAQIAKSQPYLRLYFLPALLVVVASGAGAQIVKRLIPRERPSNLPEAIVAPDERIFYNSFPSGHATTSFAMAMYVWSITRGTRYRSFGWAAWVLAALIALSRIYRGVHYPSDVIAGAALGAAMAWICLRFYAPYKTSASPGSPQAPSAE, encoded by the coding sequence ATGTACGAACTGGACAAGTCTCTCTTCTTTCAGATCAATCACGGATGGAACGCGCCCTGGATGGATGCAGTCATGGTGGTTGTTACAACCCTCGGGCTTGGCTGGGTGCAAGGCGCTGGAGCGCTGGCGTTTGCGAGCATCGCCCAAATAGCCAAATCTCAGCCCTATCTAAGGCTCTATTTTCTGCCGGCCTTGCTGGTAGTCGTTGCCAGCGGCGCCGGGGCGCAAATCGTCAAGCGTCTGATACCGAGAGAGCGGCCTTCCAACCTCCCCGAAGCCATCGTCGCGCCGGACGAACGCATCTTCTACAACTCCTTTCCGTCCGGTCATGCGACCACTAGCTTTGCCATGGCCATGTATGTCTGGTCCATCACAAGAGGCACCCGATATCGCTCTTTTGGATGGGCGGCATGGGTGTTGGCCGCGCTCATTGCGCTCTCGCGCATCTATCGCGGAGTGCACTATCCGTCGGACGTTATCGCGGGAGCGGCGCTCGGCGCCGCGATGGCTTGGATATGCCTCCGATTCTACGCTCCGTACAAAACCAGCGCCTCTCCTGGCAGTCCCCAGGCGCCTTCGGCGGAATAA
- a CDS encoding DUF1854 domain-containing protein: MSGRAEIEWLEADKVKIRRAPNGLDARLMLSDRCYMRAEFARAQPFSDPYRYISALLPDGEEIGMFRDLRGMDHESLATLEAELDRRYFIPKISRINLLREEFGLLKWDVETDRGNRLFFCRNWRDNVHELTSNRYLIWAMDGNRYEIPDYEALDEHSHRQVERLF; encoded by the coding sequence ATGAGCGGCAGAGCGGAGATCGAGTGGTTGGAGGCCGACAAGGTGAAGATACGGCGCGCGCCAAACGGCTTGGATGCGCGTCTGATGTTGTCGGATCGATGCTACATGCGTGCCGAGTTTGCCCGGGCACAGCCATTCTCCGACCCATACCGATACATCTCGGCGCTCTTGCCCGATGGCGAAGAGATCGGCATGTTTCGCGACCTGAGAGGCATGGATCATGAATCGCTAGCGACTTTGGAAGCCGAATTAGACCGCCGCTACTTTATCCCCAAGATTAGCCGCATCAACTTGCTTCGTGAAGAGTTCGGGCTGCTTAAGTGGGATGTGGAGACCGATCGGGGCAATCGACTCTTCTTCTGCCGCAACTGGCGAGACAACGTTCACGAGCTGACTTCCAATCGCTATCTCATCTGGGCGATGGATGGCAATCGCTACGAGATTCCAGACTATGAAGCGTTGGACGAGCACAGCCATCGACAGGTAGAGCGTCTCTTTTGA
- a CDS encoding helix-hairpin-helix domain-containing protein → MNLSAHEKARLGLGGLAIACIVAVGAYEFGKSGAPPAASNQSVSEYIPLNAPERTEEDPPNEAIATKRITVHVAGGVKKPGLIELSSDARVSDAIAAAGGVAEGSDANGLNLSRRLEDGEKLVVPTIAEAKKVLIEEGKQAVEASKPEAKASGPKIVNINTATAAQLEALPGIGPVIAERIIQLRKERGRFESVDELLDVSGIGPKKMEKIRPVARL, encoded by the coding sequence ATGAATTTAAGCGCACATGAGAAGGCGCGACTGGGCTTGGGCGGCCTTGCGATCGCTTGCATCGTTGCAGTGGGCGCCTATGAATTTGGCAAGAGCGGGGCTCCGCCAGCTGCTTCGAACCAATCGGTGAGCGAGTATATCCCGCTCAATGCTCCTGAGCGCACAGAAGAAGATCCTCCCAATGAAGCGATAGCGACCAAGCGCATCACTGTCCATGTTGCGGGCGGGGTCAAAAAACCGGGATTGATCGAGCTTTCGAGCGACGCCCGCGTTTCGGACGCCATCGCGGCGGCGGGCGGCGTTGCAGAGGGTTCGGACGCAAACGGTTTGAATCTCTCCAGACGCTTGGAAGACGGCGAAAAACTGGTGGTACCCACCATCGCCGAAGCCAAGAAGGTTCTGATCGAAGAAGGCAAGCAAGCCGTAGAAGCCTCGAAGCCTGAAGCAAAGGCGTCCGGCCCCAAGATCGTCAACATCAACACGGCCACGGCCGCTCAGCTAGAGGCTCTTCCCGGCATCGGCCCGGTCATTGCAGAGAGGATAATTCAGTTAAGAAAGGAGCGAGGCCGGTTCGAATCGGTGGACGAACTGCTCGATGTGAGCGGCATCGGCCCCAAGAAAATGGAGAAAATCCGGCCCGTCGCTCGACTTTGA
- a CDS encoding HD-GYP domain-containing protein, translated as MKKVRINVDETFFWLVSVAGLLILYRVSTSLPDSSAYWAIAGFALFAFVAEFFLIRLPVGRAYASSLWISVSTPLVCTAAALYGMAAGIYVDAFTTVIAGLLNTWLKQTKPRWVLFNVGQSVLSASACGLAFSAIQPQRFSFDLISVAALIAALASYVAVNVSLVSIMMSLMHRLPLRWLREKIGPSILTQAVAMLPLALLVAAATLFYGAFGLFAILAPYFAVRHALLAFDRQFAVHRQTIRSLGLIIQRAHPYTSGHLQRAAELGRATAERLGMPPHRSELVYDAALLHDLGKIVLDERVLNKPGKLTEEEFRQVQKHPSLGAEILREAPFLDTIVPWVLYHHERPDGRGYPAGLKGDEIPIEASIISVVDAFDAMVGGETPDERRTYRQPRSMDDALAELRRCSGAQFNEDVVDVFEKVVRESSTASG; from the coding sequence ATGAAGAAAGTCCGAATCAACGTCGACGAAACGTTCTTTTGGCTGGTGTCGGTTGCCGGCCTCCTCATTCTGTATCGCGTCTCGACTTCTCTGCCCGACTCCTCGGCATACTGGGCTATAGCCGGTTTCGCCCTTTTTGCCTTTGTCGCTGAGTTCTTTCTCATCCGGCTGCCCGTCGGTCGAGCCTATGCGTCCTCGTTATGGATCAGCGTCAGCACGCCCCTGGTCTGTACGGCCGCGGCGCTCTATGGGATGGCGGCGGGGATCTACGTCGATGCCTTTACAACGGTCATCGCAGGTTTGCTGAACACCTGGCTCAAGCAGACCAAGCCCCGCTGGGTGCTGTTCAACGTCGGTCAAAGCGTGCTAAGCGCCAGCGCCTGCGGATTGGCGTTTTCTGCGATACAGCCACAACGGTTTTCGTTCGATTTGATCTCCGTCGCGGCGCTGATCGCCGCGCTTGCCAGCTATGTCGCGGTCAACGTTAGCCTCGTTAGCATCATGATGTCGCTGATGCATCGGTTGCCGCTGAGATGGCTGCGCGAAAAGATTGGGCCATCAATCTTGACGCAAGCTGTCGCGATGCTGCCGCTTGCGTTGCTTGTGGCCGCTGCGACACTGTTCTATGGCGCGTTTGGGCTGTTCGCCATCTTGGCGCCGTACTTTGCAGTTCGACACGCGCTATTGGCTTTCGATCGGCAGTTTGCCGTTCATCGGCAGACCATTCGAAGCCTTGGCTTAATCATCCAACGAGCCCACCCCTATACCAGCGGCCATCTTCAGCGAGCAGCTGAACTGGGCCGCGCCACTGCCGAGCGACTGGGGATGCCGCCGCATCGGTCGGAACTGGTCTACGATGCGGCTCTCTTGCACGACTTGGGCAAAATCGTACTGGATGAGAGAGTCCTGAACAAACCCGGCAAACTGACCGAGGAGGAATTTCGTCAAGTGCAGAAACATCCCTCCTTGGGCGCCGAGATCTTGCGCGAAGCGCCCTTCCTCGATACGATCGTGCCTTGGGTGCTCTATCATCACGAGCGGCCGGACGGAAGGGGCTATCCTGCTGGTTTGAAAGGGGACGAGATTCCGATAGAGGCAAGCATCATCAGCGTGGTCGATGCCTTTGACGCGATGGTAGGCGGCGAAACTCCCGACGAACGACGCACCTACCGTCAGCCCCGTTCTATGGACGATGCCTTGGCCGAACTGCGCCGATGCTCGGGCGCCCAATTCAACGAGGACGTCGTCGATGTCTTTGAAAAGGTGGTGAGAGAGTCTTCAACAGCCTCTGGATAG
- a CDS encoding HD domain-containing protein, whose amino-acid sequence MSVAALFYYAYAYLPRQMYKWQRRSLQAFARAMELRSGGRFGDSKKIARMAVEVAEALRLSPKRRRQLELAVYLRDIGMAAVPYFILNAERPLSTMEQLTLDRHVEIGASMVEQIPNLQSLKRLVLLHHARYDRHPKIMLEAHILSALSSFFEIAWSHGLDRAVLALKQGAGTLYHPRVAAAIIDHLPTAGGAAIDATGNVQAS is encoded by the coding sequence TTGAGCGTTGCGGCGCTGTTCTATTACGCCTACGCCTACCTGCCGCGCCAGATGTACAAATGGCAGCGGCGCAGCCTCCAGGCGTTTGCCAGAGCCATGGAGCTTCGTTCCGGCGGACGATTTGGCGATTCGAAAAAGATCGCTCGCATGGCTGTAGAAGTGGCCGAAGCGCTCCGGCTGTCGCCCAAGCGAAGGCGACAGCTGGAACTGGCCGTTTACCTGCGCGACATCGGCATGGCCGCTGTGCCGTACTTTATACTAAACGCCGAGCGACCGCTCTCGACTATGGAGCAACTCACTTTGGACCGCCATGTGGAGATCGGCGCATCGATGGTCGAGCAGATTCCGAACCTCCAGAGCCTGAAGAGGCTGGTGTTGCTGCATCACGCGCGATACGACCGACATCCCAAGATCATGCTCGAAGCGCATATCCTTTCGGCCCTCAGTAGCTTCTTCGAGATCGCCTGGTCGCACGGACTGGATCGGGCCGTGTTGGCGCTCAAACAGGGCGCAGGGACCCTCTACCATCCGCGCGTGGCGGCCGCAATCATCGACCATCTTCCGACGGCAGGCGGCGCTGCGATCGATGCGACTGGAAACGTTCAAGCCTCTTAA
- the raiA gene encoding ribosome-associated translation inhibitor RaiA, which produces MDKSKNKAPKKNKPKPEPNMVEALYRSPHASFPESLKRHVEKRLQKLTKFFTRILSVSVTHEELRGKHTVSVNLDADGRVLHVSQTHAEQKRAVDELFDRMEHQLNRHKDRMRKNAPRKTREELLSAVHVEETEMADGSAELVEVRRLNLKPMTIDEAILQMELSAQGFLVFSQEESGDTCVIYRRNDGHYAMYEIEP; this is translated from the coding sequence ATGGACAAATCGAAGAACAAAGCCCCAAAGAAGAATAAGCCCAAGCCGGAACCTAATATGGTAGAGGCGCTCTATAGGAGCCCTCACGCCTCGTTTCCCGAAAGTCTCAAGAGACACGTCGAAAAGCGGCTCCAGAAGCTGACCAAGTTCTTTACGCGCATTCTCTCGGTCAGCGTTACTCACGAGGAGCTTCGCGGCAAGCATACGGTTTCGGTCAATTTGGACGCGGACGGTCGCGTCTTGCACGTCAGCCAAACCCACGCGGAGCAGAAGCGCGCGGTCGATGAGCTCTTTGATCGAATGGAGCATCAGCTCAATCGCCACAAGGATCGGATGCGCAAGAATGCGCCTCGAAAGACGCGAGAGGAACTTCTCTCGGCCGTTCATGTTGAAGAGACGGAGATGGCAGACGGCTCGGCAGAATTGGTCGAGGTGCGACGATTGAATCTGAAGCCAATGACGATCGACGAAGCGATCTTACAGATGGAGCTTTCCGCACAGGGTTTTCTGGTGTTCAGTCAAGAAGAGTCTGGGGACACTTGCGTTATTTATCGTCGCAACGATGGGCACTATGCCATGTACGAGATCGAGCCTTAA
- a CDS encoding 2-C-methyl-D-erythritol 2,4-cyclodiphosphate synthase — MISTREVFALILAAGSGARFGSGDKLWQSLLGRKVWQFSFEQFAKHPMVSGVAVVCPPDRIADYRKEIGNRATVVEGGRTRAESARLGLAVAPRDAALIAVHDAARPLVSQSLLTKLFEAASEHGSAIPALPVVDSLKNELGEPVDRSGLRAVQTPQVFRREWLAEAYATGEEATDDAELVRRAGHPLRFVPGEPTNVKITRTEDMKLLNRLVPTEVRVGHGYDIHAFAEGRRLILGGVEIPWHKGLAGHSDADALTHAIMDALLGAAGLPDIGCRFPNTDPTWKDANSLSLLASVAKELTESGCRILNIDATIVAQAPKMAPFAEQMKANLASAMGVSHRKIGLKATTHEGVGSLGREEGIACFAAALIAAPLDDCGG; from the coding sequence ATGATATCAACCAGGGAAGTTTTCGCGCTTATACTGGCGGCCGGAAGCGGCGCCCGCTTCGGTAGCGGCGATAAGCTTTGGCAATCGTTGCTCGGCCGCAAGGTCTGGCAGTTCAGTTTCGAGCAGTTCGCCAAACATCCGATGGTGTCCGGCGTTGCGGTGGTTTGCCCGCCCGATCGGATCGCTGATTATAGAAAAGAGATCGGCAACCGCGCAACGGTCGTCGAAGGCGGGAGGACAAGGGCCGAATCGGCTCGACTCGGACTGGCCGTCGCGCCCCGAGATGCGGCATTGATCGCGGTGCACGATGCGGCCAGGCCGCTGGTATCGCAGTCGCTCTTAACAAAATTGTTTGAGGCGGCCAGCGAACATGGCAGCGCGATCCCTGCACTGCCTGTGGTCGATTCGCTCAAGAACGAACTTGGCGAACCGGTCGATCGCTCCGGATTAAGGGCCGTCCAGACGCCGCAGGTTTTTAGACGAGAATGGCTTGCCGAGGCTTATGCAACGGGCGAAGAGGCCACGGACGATGCGGAGTTAGTGCGCCGCGCGGGCCATCCGTTGCGCTTTGTACCGGGGGAACCGACCAACGTAAAAATTACGAGAACGGAGGATATGAAACTGTTGAACCGGCTGGTTCCTACAGAAGTGCGAGTTGGCCACGGGTACGACATTCATGCGTTCGCCGAGGGCCGAAGGCTTATCTTGGGCGGCGTTGAGATTCCTTGGCACAAGGGCCTTGCCGGCCATTCCGACGCGGACGCGCTGACTCATGCGATTATGGACGCGCTGTTGGGCGCGGCAGGGCTGCCCGACATTGGTTGCCGGTTTCCGAACACCGACCCAACGTGGAAAGACGCCAATAGTCTGAGCTTATTGGCAAGCGTCGCAAAGGAACTGACCGAGAGCGGATGCCGTATCCTGAACATCGATGCCACTATCGTCGCGCAGGCGCCCAAGATGGCGCCCTTCGCCGAACAAATGAAGGCCAATCTTGCCAGTGCGATGGGCGTATCGCACCGAAAAATCGGCCTAAAAGCCACCACCCATGAAGGAGTCGGCTCGCTTGGCAGAGAAGAGGGAATCGCTTGTTTTGCAGCAGCCCTGATTGCGGCGCCGCTGGATGATTGTGGAGGTTAA
- a CDS encoding TRAM domain-containing protein, which yields MSIHRFMQLMFIVLGAMLGAFLGFGVSETLFGALSAPGEKVSVDPGTKWRMAAAGMVLGIFLGHLLYLALSALAHRLEETEPDEKLAIGLGVIAGALITFLLNPLFVAFNPKLGWALTLVALVVIVYISCVSLMSMKDYLPITAQMSRKSRGTKVLDTNVIIDGRIYDIMRTGFLEGRIYVPGFVLDELQHIADSTDPLKRARGRRGLDVLKRLQQDFTLEIKNQDRLAPHMGDAVDARLVRLAKAMHADIVTNDFNLNRVAELQEVRVMNINELAEAVRIHVLPGEELVLAIIREGKEEGQGIAYLEDGTMVVVEGGKPHISETIRVAVTSVLQSSQGKMVFAKPMEGEPEADDINQGSFRAYTGGRKRRPLR from the coding sequence ATGTCCATCCATCGATTCATGCAACTGATGTTCATCGTCCTAGGGGCGATGTTGGGCGCTTTCTTGGGATTTGGCGTTTCTGAGACCCTATTTGGGGCGCTTTCTGCGCCAGGCGAAAAGGTTAGCGTAGACCCGGGCACTAAGTGGCGAATGGCTGCGGCGGGCATGGTGTTGGGCATCTTCTTGGGCCATCTGCTCTACTTGGCGCTCTCGGCCTTGGCGCATCGGCTGGAAGAAACGGAGCCGGACGAGAAGTTGGCGATCGGATTGGGCGTCATCGCTGGCGCGCTGATCACCTTCTTGCTCAATCCGCTCTTTGTGGCGTTCAATCCTAAATTGGGCTGGGCGCTGACCTTGGTGGCGCTGGTGGTCATCGTCTACATCAGTTGCGTCAGCCTAATGAGCATGAAAGACTACCTGCCCATCACAGCGCAGATGTCGCGCAAGTCTCGCGGCACCAAAGTCTTGGACACCAACGTCATTATCGACGGACGCATCTACGACATCATGCGCACGGGTTTCTTGGAGGGGCGGATATATGTGCCGGGATTTGTGTTGGACGAGCTGCAGCACATAGCCGACTCGACCGATCCGCTCAAGCGGGCAAGAGGGCGGCGCGGATTGGACGTGCTGAAGCGGCTGCAGCAGGACTTTACGCTGGAGATCAAGAATCAAGACCGGCTGGCGCCGCACATGGGCGACGCGGTGGACGCTCGGTTGGTTCGCTTGGCCAAAGCGATGCACGCCGACATCGTTACCAACGACTTCAACCTCAATCGAGTGGCCGAGCTGCAAGAAGTGCGCGTGATGAACATCAACGAGCTGGCGGAGGCCGTTCGGATCCATGTGTTGCCGGGCGAGGAGTTGGTGCTGGCCATCATCCGAGAGGGCAAGGAGGAAGGCCAGGGCATCGCCTATTTGGAAGATGGCACCATGGTCGTGGTGGAAGGCGGCAAGCCGCACATCTCGGAGACGATTCGAGTGGCCGTAACCAGCGTGCTGCAATCCTCGCAAGGCAAGATGGTGTTTGCCAAACCGATGGAAGGCGAACCGGAGGCGGATGATATCAACCAGGGAAGTTTTCGCGCTTATACTGGCGGCCGGAAGCGGCGCCCGCTTCGGTAG